One Setaria italica strain Yugu1 chromosome II, Setaria_italica_v2.0, whole genome shotgun sequence DNA segment encodes these proteins:
- the LOC101756037 gene encoding early nodulin-like protein 1, which produces MRSSHVIDPHRRTPMAGLRFAVLFAATSAVLLLAASATSRPPAMYVVGDQMGWAVPPGGATGALNEWAARHRFLVGDVLDFKYSNGDAVLLVSPGDYERCSAASPVSRFADGGGGGGGTRFTLGRPGLLYFISGAPARCEAGQRMAVRVVNARRRSLTSGAPTPAPAPAPGTLTSDTPHRRPLSLAQKQFAAAAIGFGAGFILTYFIVWLCVCCGG; this is translated from the exons ATGAGATCATCGCACGTGATCGACCCGCACCGCCGCACGCCAATGGCCGGCCTCCGCTTCGCCGTCCTCTTCGCAGCCACcagcgccgtcctcctcctcgccgcctcggCGACGTCGCGCCCGCCGGCGATGTACGTCGTCGGCGACCAGATGGGGTGGGCGGTGCCGCCGGGCGGCGCCACCGGCGCGCTCAACGAGTGGGCCGCGAGGCACCGCTTCCTCGTCGGCGACGTCCTGG ATTTCAAGTACAGCAACGGCGACGCGGTGCTCCTGGTGAGCCCGGGCGACTACGAGCGGTGCAGCGCGGCGAGCCCGGTGAGCCGGttcgcggacggcggcggcggcggcggcggcaccaggtTCACGCTCGGCCGCCCCGGGCTCTTGTACTTCAtcagcggcgcgccggcgcgctGCGAGGCGGGCCAGCGGATGGCCGTGCGCGTCGTCAACGCACGCCGGCGCTCGCTCACCAGCGGCGCCCCGAcaccggcgccggcaccggctcCGGGGACCCTGACCTCCGACACCCCGCACCGACGGCCGCTGTCTCTCGCGCAGAAGCagttcgcggcggcggcgataggGTTCGGGGCCGGATTTATCTTGACATATTTTATCGTATGGCTCTGTGTATGCTGCGGCGGCTAG